One Phaseolus vulgaris cultivar G19833 chromosome 2, P. vulgaris v2.0, whole genome shotgun sequence DNA window includes the following coding sequences:
- the LOC137812374 gene encoding uncharacterized protein: MSEDTERALQTFRALVESADRKFGRVRDVEAYGGGASRQQQQQHAFQKVFKAYTRLWKYQQENRSKLVECGLRRWEIGEIASRIGQLYFGQYTRTSECRFLVEAYVFYEAILSRRYFQGSEPNAKDLGVRSKELRFYARFLLVSVILNRTEMVNHLVERFGALVEDCKSTFRETNFKEWKQVVQEINRFTKVDKGFSFRPLRYCATFDTHRASLPCVARFHAKRVLKFHDALLTSYHRNEVKFAELTLDMYRMIQCLEWEPSGTFYQKHTFKPKENGDTIDHSGASGIIDMNLTADMSDPTIPPNPRKATLYRPSVTHVIAVMATICEELPPDSVVLVYLSASGNAGLNNVSQVENSGGSSKSSRHKVPSQTSHGQNSGLSETQNNGKRERGYYDNYLWFGPKGNSGTNNLYPGDLIPFTRKPLFLIIDSDNSHAFKVLHGAERGETAALFLSPLRPVFKNPSDVNSNSGSQFTFFLTSPLSAFCQMIGVFPNEADTDVYNEAENIIANAFTEWEIILCSSTTMDLVWAQVISDPFLRRLILRFIFCRSVISFFCPPEESEQCLPICLPHLPTSVAPSSQAVRSAIVQLAMHFDVADSFHFTDT, from the exons ATGTCCGAGGATACGGAGCGGGCGCTGCAGACGTTCCGCGCGCTGGTGGAAAGCGCGGACAGGAAGTTCGGGCGCGTTCGGGACGTGGAGGCCTACGGCGGCGGCGCGAGccggcagcagcagcagcagcacgCTTTCCAGAAGGTGTTCAAGGCGTACACAAGGCTGTGGAAGTACCAGCAGGAGAACCGCTCGAAGCTGGTGGAGTGCGGGCTCAGGCGGTGGGAAATCGGCGAGATCGCTAGCCGAATCGGACAGCTGTACTTCGGGCAGTACACGAGAACGAGCGAGTGCAGGTTCCTCGTCGAGGCCTACGTCTTCTACGAGGCCATACTCAGCAGAAGGTACTTCCAAGGATCCGAACCCAACGCCAAAGATCTCGGTGTTCGCTCCAAGGAGTTGCGGTTCTACGCGCGCTTTTTGCTTGTTTCGGTCATTCTCAACCGGACCGAGATGGTTAACCACCTCGTCGAACGCTTTGGGGCTTTGGTTGAGGATTGCAAGAGTACTTTTCGG GAAACTAACTTTAAGGAATGGAAGCAAGTGGTGCAAGAAATTAACCGTTTCACAAAAGTTGATAAGGGCTTTAGTTTCAGACCCCTGCGGTATTGTGCCACATTTGACACTCATCGAGCTTCTCTTCCTTGTGTGGCTCGTTTCCATGCAAAGAGGGTTTTAAAATTTCATGATGCCCTGTTGACAAGTTATCATCGAAATGAG GTCAAGTTTGCTGAGTTAACATTGGACATGTATAGAATGATACAATGTTTAGAATGGGAGCCTAGTGGAACATTCTACCAAAAGCATACATTTAAACCAAAGGAGAACGGTGACACAATTGATCACTCAGGAGCTTCTGGGATAATAGACATGAATCTCACTGCAGATATGAGTGATCCAACTATTCCTCCTAATCCTAGAAAAGCTACCCTGTACCGTCCATCTGTGACGCATGTGATAGCA GTTATGGCAACAATTTGTGAGGAGCTGCCACCAGACAGTGTTGTGCTAGTATACCTTTCAGCCTCAG GGAACGCTGGTCTTAATAATGTCTCTCAGGTGGAAAATTCTGGAGGTTCATCCAAATCTTCAAGACACAAAGTCCCTTCTCAGACTTCCCATGGACAGAATTCTGGACTTTCTGAAACTCAAAATAATGGCAAGAGAGAAAGGGGCTATTATGACAATTATCTGTGGTTTGGTCCCAAGGGAAATAGTG GTACAAATAATCTCTACCCTGGCGATCTTATCCCATTCACTCGGAAACCTCTTTTCTTGATTATCGACAGTGATAACAGCCATGCATTCAAG GTTTTACATGGCGCTGAAAGGGGTGAAACGGCTGCTTTATTCCTTTCACCCTTAAGACCAGTTTTCAAGAATCCATCTGATGTAAATTCAAATAGTGGAAGCCAATTTACCTTTTTTTTGACTTCTCCTTTGTCAGCATTTTGCCAAATGATTGGTGTCTTCCCTAATGAGGCTGATACA GATGTCTACAACGAAGCAGAGAACATAATAGCTAATGCTTTCACTGAGTGGGAAATAATTCTTTGCTCATCAACTACCATGGATTTAGTATGGGCGCAGGTTATAAGTGATCCATTTTTAAGGCGGCTTATTCTAAG ATTCATATTCTGCCGATCCGTGATCTCTTTTTTCTGCCCTCCTGAGGAAAGTGAACAGTGTCTGCCAATTTGTTTACCCCATCTAC